A genomic window from Antedon mediterranea chromosome 4, ecAntMedi1.1, whole genome shotgun sequence includes:
- the LOC140047425 gene encoding ATP-binding cassette sub-family F member 1-like isoform X1, whose translation MPRKKGNKKQRGDDEEAGLDADVAVEQNDEVTKANADAGKAKKREKKKDKKGKKGKSAKQNEDSDDDNKIETQLDKLALQDEDDEEDEDYVPASSNKSKGGGFALLGDMEDEMPEEEDNEENEKNVEEKTDSTPEKNDEKKDEPEKGAKGEKKKKTRKEERRERQKAQLNQQLEEMTLTSNFSVSQRETTAKGAMLENATDIKVSNFSISARGKELFVNANLTIAAGRRYGLVGPNGMGKTTLLCHIAQRALAIPPNIDVLLCEQDVKADDTPAFEAVLNSDKKRLALIEEEKKLLAESEAGNNTNSERLKQVYEEMIAIGADSAESRARRILSGLQFTQEMQMRATKHFSGGWRMRVSLARALFLEPTLLLLDEPTNHLDLNAVIWLDNYLQNWKKTLLVVSHDQQFLDDVCTDIIHLDNQKLDYYRGNFNAFKKMLKQKQKEQLKEYEKQEKRLRELKSRGRSSKAAEKETKTSQMQKNKGKKSKGDPVGEEDAPVELLKKPREYQVKFKFPNPPPLNPPILGLHNVQFGYPDQPLLFKNLDFGIDLNSRIAIVGPNGVGKSTFLKLISGELSPLQGSHTKNHRLRIGVFNQHSADQLTMHESPVEYLQRNFNLDYQSCRKLLGQFGLAGHAHTIKIADLSGGQKARVALADMSSRQPDVVILDEPTNNLDIESIDALGDAINDYSGGVIIVSHDARLILETSCQLWIVEDQDIQEIDGDFDDYKREILEALGELEEKQAEKKNQKKK comes from the exons ATGCCACGTAAAAAgggaaataaaaaacaaagagGTGATGATGAGGAAGCAGGTCTAGATGCTGATGTTGCTGTAGAACAGAATGACGAAGTTACGAAGGCCAACGCCGATGCAGGGAAAGCCAAGAAACGAG agaaaaagaaagataaaaaaGGAAAGAAGGGAAAATCAGCAAAACAGAATGAAGATAGTGATGATGACAATAAGATTGAAACTCAGTTAGACAAACTTGCTTTACAAGATGAGGATGATGAAGAGGATGAAGACTATGTACCAGCATCCTCCAACAAGAGCAAAG gtGGGGGATTTGCACTGTTAGGGGATATGGAAGATGAAATGCCAGAAGAAGAAGACAatgaagaaaatgaaaaaaatgtagaaGAAAAAACAGACAGTACACCAGAGAAAAATGATGAAAAGAAAGATGAGCCAGAGAAGGGGGCCAAAGGGG aaaagaaaaagaagactCGAAAGGAGGAAAGAAGAGAACGCCAAAAG GCACAACTAAATCAACAGTTAGAAGAAATGACATTGACATCCAACTTTTCTGTATCTCAACGAGAAACAACAGCAAAAGGAGCCATGCTTGAAAATGCCACTGATATCAAG GTTTCAAATTTCTCAATTTCTGCTCGCGGTAAAGAACTGTTTGTAAATGCCAACTTGACGATAGCAGCTGGTAGACGATATGGCCTGGTTGGACCGAATGG aATGGGTAAAACTACACTGCTTTGTCACATTGCCCAACGAGCGTTGGCTATACCGCCAAACATTGATGTTCTTCTTTGTGAACAAG atgtaaaaGCTGATGACACGCCTGCATTTGAAGCAGTTTTAAATTCTGACAAAAAAAGATTAGCTCTTATAGAAGAG GAAAAGAAGTTACTTGCAGAATCTGAAGCTGGGAATAATACAAATAGTGAGAGACTAAAACAG GTTTATGAAGAAATGATTGCTATTGGTGCAGACTCAGCAGAATCACGAGCAAGGCGTATCCTGTCCGGTTTACAGTTCACGCAAGAGATGCAGATGAGGGCGACCAAACACTTCTCTGGAGGATGGAGGATGAGAGTATCGTTGGCGAGGGCGCTATTCTTAGAACCAACCTTGCTACTTTTAGATGAGCCTACCAATCATTTAGATCTCAATGCCGTTATTTGGTTAGATAA TTATTTACAGAATTGGAAGAAAACGCTTCTTGTAGTTTCTCACGATCAACAATTTTTAGATGACGTTTGTACTGATATTATTCATTTAG ATAACCAAAAACTGGATTATTATAGAGGAAATTTTA ATGCTttcaagaaaatgttaaaacagaaacaaaaggAACAATTGAAGGAGTACGAGAAACAAGAGAAACGACTACGAGAGTTGAAGTCAAGAGGAAGGTCATCCAAAGCTGCTGAAAAAGAAACCAAAACGTCACAAATGCAGAAGAACAAAGGAAAAAAGAGCAAAGGAGATCCAGTAGGAGAAGAAGATGCACCAGTGGAATTACTAAAGAAACCTCGGGAATATCAAGTCAAGTTTAAGTTTCCAAATCCACCCCCACTTAACCCTCCTATTCTTGGTTTACATA ATGTTCAATTTGGATATCCTGACCAACCTTTACTATTTAAAAACTTGGATTTCGGTATTGATCTCAACTCCAGAA tTGCAATTGTAGGGCCAAATGGAGTAGGAAAGAGTACTTTCCTGAAGCTAATCAGTGGCGAGTTATCACCA ttGCAAGGGAGTCACACCAAGAACCATCGACTTAGGATAGGTGTTTTCAACCAACACTCAGCTGATCAACTCACAATGCATGAATCACCCGTTGAATACCTGCAG CGTAATTTTAATCTAGATTACCAGAGCTGTCGGAAACTTCTTGGTCAGTTTGGTCTGGCTGGACACGCTCACACCATCAAGATAGCAGATTTATCTGGAGGTCAGAAAGCAAGAGTAGCATTGGCTGACATGTCCAGTAGACAACCAGACGTTGTTATTTTA GATGAACCTACAAACAACCTGGATATTGAATCTATAGATGCTCTTGGAGATGCCATTAATGATTATTCTGGAG gtgTGATTATAGTGAGCCACGACGCTCGTCTTATTCTTGAGACTAGCTGTCAATTATGGATAGTAGAAGACCAAGACATCCAAGAAATTGACGGTGACTTTGATGACTACAAGAGAGAAATCTTAGAAGCTCTTGGAGAATTAGAAGAAAAGCAAGCAgagaaaaaaaaccagaaaaagaaatga
- the LOC140047425 gene encoding ATP-binding cassette sub-family F member 1-like isoform X2, with translation MMKRKMSQRRGPKGVCTTFRFNKDEPEKGAKGEKKKKTRKEERRERQKAQLNQQLEEMTLTSNFSVSQRETTAKGAMLENATDIKVSNFSISARGKELFVNANLTIAAGRRYGLVGPNGMGKTTLLCHIAQRALAIPPNIDVLLCEQDVKADDTPAFEAVLNSDKKRLALIEEEKKLLAESEAGNNTNSERLKQVYEEMIAIGADSAESRARRILSGLQFTQEMQMRATKHFSGGWRMRVSLARALFLEPTLLLLDEPTNHLDLNAVIWLDNYLQNWKKTLLVVSHDQQFLDDVCTDIIHLDNQKLDYYRGNFNAFKKMLKQKQKEQLKEYEKQEKRLRELKSRGRSSKAAEKETKTSQMQKNKGKKSKGDPVGEEDAPVELLKKPREYQVKFKFPNPPPLNPPILGLHNVQFGYPDQPLLFKNLDFGIDLNSRIAIVGPNGVGKSTFLKLISGELSPLQGSHTKNHRLRIGVFNQHSADQLTMHESPVEYLQRNFNLDYQSCRKLLGQFGLAGHAHTIKIADLSGGQKARVALADMSSRQPDVVILDEPTNNLDIESIDALGDAINDYSGGVIIVSHDARLILETSCQLWIVEDQDIQEIDGDFDDYKREILEALGELEEKQAEKKNQKKK, from the exons ATGATGAAAAGAAAGATGAGCCAGAGAAGGGGGCCAAAGGGGGTATGCACTACATTTAGGTTTAATAAAGATGAGCCAGAGAAGGGGGCCAAAGGGG aaaagaaaaagaagactCGAAAGGAGGAAAGAAGAGAACGCCAAAAG GCACAACTAAATCAACAGTTAGAAGAAATGACATTGACATCCAACTTTTCTGTATCTCAACGAGAAACAACAGCAAAAGGAGCCATGCTTGAAAATGCCACTGATATCAAG GTTTCAAATTTCTCAATTTCTGCTCGCGGTAAAGAACTGTTTGTAAATGCCAACTTGACGATAGCAGCTGGTAGACGATATGGCCTGGTTGGACCGAATGG aATGGGTAAAACTACACTGCTTTGTCACATTGCCCAACGAGCGTTGGCTATACCGCCAAACATTGATGTTCTTCTTTGTGAACAAG atgtaaaaGCTGATGACACGCCTGCATTTGAAGCAGTTTTAAATTCTGACAAAAAAAGATTAGCTCTTATAGAAGAG GAAAAGAAGTTACTTGCAGAATCTGAAGCTGGGAATAATACAAATAGTGAGAGACTAAAACAG GTTTATGAAGAAATGATTGCTATTGGTGCAGACTCAGCAGAATCACGAGCAAGGCGTATCCTGTCCGGTTTACAGTTCACGCAAGAGATGCAGATGAGGGCGACCAAACACTTCTCTGGAGGATGGAGGATGAGAGTATCGTTGGCGAGGGCGCTATTCTTAGAACCAACCTTGCTACTTTTAGATGAGCCTACCAATCATTTAGATCTCAATGCCGTTATTTGGTTAGATAA TTATTTACAGAATTGGAAGAAAACGCTTCTTGTAGTTTCTCACGATCAACAATTTTTAGATGACGTTTGTACTGATATTATTCATTTAG ATAACCAAAAACTGGATTATTATAGAGGAAATTTTA ATGCTttcaagaaaatgttaaaacagaaacaaaaggAACAATTGAAGGAGTACGAGAAACAAGAGAAACGACTACGAGAGTTGAAGTCAAGAGGAAGGTCATCCAAAGCTGCTGAAAAAGAAACCAAAACGTCACAAATGCAGAAGAACAAAGGAAAAAAGAGCAAAGGAGATCCAGTAGGAGAAGAAGATGCACCAGTGGAATTACTAAAGAAACCTCGGGAATATCAAGTCAAGTTTAAGTTTCCAAATCCACCCCCACTTAACCCTCCTATTCTTGGTTTACATA ATGTTCAATTTGGATATCCTGACCAACCTTTACTATTTAAAAACTTGGATTTCGGTATTGATCTCAACTCCAGAA tTGCAATTGTAGGGCCAAATGGAGTAGGAAAGAGTACTTTCCTGAAGCTAATCAGTGGCGAGTTATCACCA ttGCAAGGGAGTCACACCAAGAACCATCGACTTAGGATAGGTGTTTTCAACCAACACTCAGCTGATCAACTCACAATGCATGAATCACCCGTTGAATACCTGCAG CGTAATTTTAATCTAGATTACCAGAGCTGTCGGAAACTTCTTGGTCAGTTTGGTCTGGCTGGACACGCTCACACCATCAAGATAGCAGATTTATCTGGAGGTCAGAAAGCAAGAGTAGCATTGGCTGACATGTCCAGTAGACAACCAGACGTTGTTATTTTA GATGAACCTACAAACAACCTGGATATTGAATCTATAGATGCTCTTGGAGATGCCATTAATGATTATTCTGGAG gtgTGATTATAGTGAGCCACGACGCTCGTCTTATTCTTGAGACTAGCTGTCAATTATGGATAGTAGAAGACCAAGACATCCAAGAAATTGACGGTGACTTTGATGACTACAAGAGAGAAATCTTAGAAGCTCTTGGAGAATTAGAAGAAAAGCAAGCAgagaaaaaaaaccagaaaaagaaatga
- the LOC140047425 gene encoding ATP-binding cassette sub-family F member 1-like isoform X3, with product MSQRRGPKGVCTTFRFNKDEQEKGAKGEKKKKTRKEERRERQKAQLNQQLEEMTLTSNFSVSQRETTAKGAMLENATDIKVSNFSISARGKELFVNANLTIAAGRRYGLVGPNGMGKTTLLCHIAQRALAIPPNIDVLLCEQDVKADDTPAFEAVLNSDKKRLALIEEEKKLLAESEAGNNTNSERLKQVYEEMIAIGADSAESRARRILSGLQFTQEMQMRATKHFSGGWRMRVSLARALFLEPTLLLLDEPTNHLDLNAVIWLDNYLQNWKKTLLVVSHDQQFLDDVCTDIIHLDNQKLDYYRGNFNAFKKMLKQKQKEQLKEYEKQEKRLRELKSRGRSSKAAEKETKTSQMQKNKGKKSKGDPVGEEDAPVELLKKPREYQVKFKFPNPPPLNPPILGLHNVQFGYPDQPLLFKNLDFGIDLNSRIAIVGPNGVGKSTFLKLISGELSPLQGSHTKNHRLRIGVFNQHSADQLTMHESPVEYLQRNFNLDYQSCRKLLGQFGLAGHAHTIKIADLSGGQKARVALADMSSRQPDVVILDEPTNNLDIESIDALGDAINDYSGGVIIVSHDARLILETSCQLWIVEDQDIQEIDGDFDDYKREILEALGELEEKQAEKKNQKKK from the exons ATGAGCCAGAGAAGGGGGCCAAAGGGGGTATGCACTACATTTAGGTTTAATAAAGATGAGCAAGAGAAGGGGGCCAAAGGGG aaaagaaaaagaagactCGAAAGGAGGAAAGAAGAGAACGCCAAAAG GCACAACTAAATCAACAGTTAGAAGAAATGACATTGACATCCAACTTTTCTGTATCTCAACGAGAAACAACAGCAAAAGGAGCCATGCTTGAAAATGCCACTGATATCAAG GTTTCAAATTTCTCAATTTCTGCTCGCGGTAAAGAACTGTTTGTAAATGCCAACTTGACGATAGCAGCTGGTAGACGATATGGCCTGGTTGGACCGAATGG aATGGGTAAAACTACACTGCTTTGTCACATTGCCCAACGAGCGTTGGCTATACCGCCAAACATTGATGTTCTTCTTTGTGAACAAG atgtaaaaGCTGATGACACGCCTGCATTTGAAGCAGTTTTAAATTCTGACAAAAAAAGATTAGCTCTTATAGAAGAG GAAAAGAAGTTACTTGCAGAATCTGAAGCTGGGAATAATACAAATAGTGAGAGACTAAAACAG GTTTATGAAGAAATGATTGCTATTGGTGCAGACTCAGCAGAATCACGAGCAAGGCGTATCCTGTCCGGTTTACAGTTCACGCAAGAGATGCAGATGAGGGCGACCAAACACTTCTCTGGAGGATGGAGGATGAGAGTATCGTTGGCGAGGGCGCTATTCTTAGAACCAACCTTGCTACTTTTAGATGAGCCTACCAATCATTTAGATCTCAATGCCGTTATTTGGTTAGATAA TTATTTACAGAATTGGAAGAAAACGCTTCTTGTAGTTTCTCACGATCAACAATTTTTAGATGACGTTTGTACTGATATTATTCATTTAG ATAACCAAAAACTGGATTATTATAGAGGAAATTTTA ATGCTttcaagaaaatgttaaaacagaaacaaaaggAACAATTGAAGGAGTACGAGAAACAAGAGAAACGACTACGAGAGTTGAAGTCAAGAGGAAGGTCATCCAAAGCTGCTGAAAAAGAAACCAAAACGTCACAAATGCAGAAGAACAAAGGAAAAAAGAGCAAAGGAGATCCAGTAGGAGAAGAAGATGCACCAGTGGAATTACTAAAGAAACCTCGGGAATATCAAGTCAAGTTTAAGTTTCCAAATCCACCCCCACTTAACCCTCCTATTCTTGGTTTACATA ATGTTCAATTTGGATATCCTGACCAACCTTTACTATTTAAAAACTTGGATTTCGGTATTGATCTCAACTCCAGAA tTGCAATTGTAGGGCCAAATGGAGTAGGAAAGAGTACTTTCCTGAAGCTAATCAGTGGCGAGTTATCACCA ttGCAAGGGAGTCACACCAAGAACCATCGACTTAGGATAGGTGTTTTCAACCAACACTCAGCTGATCAACTCACAATGCATGAATCACCCGTTGAATACCTGCAG CGTAATTTTAATCTAGATTACCAGAGCTGTCGGAAACTTCTTGGTCAGTTTGGTCTGGCTGGACACGCTCACACCATCAAGATAGCAGATTTATCTGGAGGTCAGAAAGCAAGAGTAGCATTGGCTGACATGTCCAGTAGACAACCAGACGTTGTTATTTTA GATGAACCTACAAACAACCTGGATATTGAATCTATAGATGCTCTTGGAGATGCCATTAATGATTATTCTGGAG gtgTGATTATAGTGAGCCACGACGCTCGTCTTATTCTTGAGACTAGCTGTCAATTATGGATAGTAGAAGACCAAGACATCCAAGAAATTGACGGTGACTTTGATGACTACAAGAGAGAAATCTTAGAAGCTCTTGGAGAATTAGAAGAAAAGCAAGCAgagaaaaaaaaccagaaaaagaaatga
- the LOC140047427 gene encoding iron-sulfur cluster transfer protein NUBPL-like, which produces MLSCRPRRIFGSSKQCLKSFFSCIHKKNLSSHANPLGIQGGDKSKANHLKEKGLPKKWPIAGVKQVILVASGKGGVGKSTTAVNLALGIATNNKSASVGLLDADIYGPSIPRMMNLSGQQPELTNKNLMRPLTNFGITCMSMGFLVDETSPIVWRGLMVMSAVEKLIRQVSWGPLDYLVVDMPPGTGDTQLSMSQLIPVDGSVIVSTPQDIALMDARRGAEMFKKVDIPVLGLVQNMSVFNCPKCGHSTHIFGHDGAKVVAKELGLDTLVDIPLHLSIRQTSDEGAPIVVSDPESDQAKAYRNLADEVVRRLPEYKDPISKS; this is translated from the exons ATGTtatcatgtaggcctaggcGCATTTTCGGAAGTAGTAAACAATGTTTAAAGTCATTCTTTTCTTGTATTCATAAAAAGAACTTGTCATCACATGCGAATCCTTTG GGTATCCAAGGTGGAGATAAAAGCAAAGCAAATCATTTGAAAGAAAAAGGTCTaccaaaaaaatggccaattgcAGGAGTGAAGCAGGTTATACTTGTGGCTTCTGGGAAAGGTGGTGTAGGAAAATCAACAACAGCAG tcaATCTTGCTCTTGGTATCGCTACAAATAACAAG TCCGCCTCTGTTGGCCTCCTAGATGCTGATATTTATGGACCTTCAATTCCAAGAATGATGAACTTAAGTGGTCAGCAACCTGAGTTAACAAACA AAAATCTCATGAGGCCATTAACCAACTTTGGAATAACCTg TATGTCAATGGGATTTCTGGTGGACGAGACATCACCTATTGTGTGGAGAGGTCTAATGGTGATGTCAGCTGTTGAAAAGTTGATTAGACAG GTGTCATGGGGCCCATTGGACTACTTGGTGGTCGACATGCCTCCTGGCACAGGTGATACACAGCTGTCAATGTCACAACTTATCCCAGTCGATG GGTCTGTTATTGTAAGCACTCCACAAGATATTGCTTTGATGGATGCAAGACGAGGAGCAGAGATGTTCAAGAAAGTTGATATACCA GTTTTGGGTCTGGTGCAGAACATGAGTGTATTTAACTGTCCTAAGTGTGGACACAGCACCCATATATTTGGTCATGATGGTGCAAAGGTGGTAGCTAAGGAGCTGGGTCTAGATACACTAG TTGATATTCCTCTACATCTAAGTATCAGGCAAACATCAGATGAAGGTGCACCGATTGTTGTGTCTGACCCTGAGAGTGACCAGGCAAAAGCATATAGGAATCTGGCCGATGAAGTGGTCAGGAGGTTACCAGAATACAAAGACCCTATATCTAAGAGCTGA